One genomic window of Verrucomicrobiota bacterium includes the following:
- a CDS encoding iron ABC transporter permease — protein MAFAILAFFGLFLAYPVSHLLRRAFFDDQGLTLTHFRVLLESPLLQASLWQSLLLATLTTATVSVLAFAMAHLMVRCEFPAKTWFAGLLLLPMVLPPFVGAIGLRQLFAKYGTVNLILIQAGWASPEDPPDWLGSNALAGMVLLQSLNLHPILYLNLAAAMANVDPSLLEAARNMGASGWRVFRTITLPLVMPGYFAGAALVFIWSFTDLGTPLIFGVSRVVPVQLFDALTELQGNPQGYALVTLVLVLSLGLFLFGRACLAGQRHEMFARAQSHGSGKPLRGTQAFLAGTGLAVFMLISLLPHLAVVLQSFAGQWILSAWPTDWTLAHYQEVWNHPLTASSIRNSLVFSSLSAGLDLFLGIGIAWILTRTRLPGAWMLDALAMVPLALPGIVLAFGYVAAFDIPDSSFPTLNRWIDPRENPTLLLIIGYAVRRLPYIVRTAVAGFQQSSVTLEEASSNLGATPWTTLRRITLPLVAANLIAGTILTFAFAMLEVSDSIVLAMKENYFPITKMIWILMGRIEPSSAAVACALGVLGMLILGGALLAAALVLGKRFGQLFR, from the coding sequence CTGGCTTTCGCAATCCTGGCTTTCTTCGGGCTGTTCCTCGCGTATCCGGTCTCGCATCTGCTGCGCAGGGCGTTCTTCGACGATCAAGGTCTGACGCTCACCCATTTTCGTGTCCTGTTGGAAAGCCCCCTCTTGCAAGCGTCGCTGTGGCAAAGCCTGCTGCTCGCCACGCTGACGACCGCGACCGTATCCGTCCTCGCCTTCGCCATGGCCCACCTCATGGTCCGATGCGAGTTCCCCGCCAAGACCTGGTTCGCGGGTCTTCTTCTCCTGCCCATGGTGCTCCCCCCCTTCGTGGGCGCAATCGGCCTGCGCCAACTCTTCGCCAAGTACGGCACGGTCAACCTGATCCTGATTCAAGCGGGATGGGCCTCGCCCGAAGACCCTCCGGACTGGCTGGGCAGCAACGCGCTCGCCGGCATGGTGCTGCTCCAATCGCTCAACCTCCACCCCATCCTCTACCTCAATCTCGCCGCCGCCATGGCCAATGTCGATCCCTCCCTGCTCGAAGCCGCCCGCAATATGGGAGCTTCAGGCTGGCGCGTCTTTCGCACCATCACCCTGCCGCTCGTCATGCCAGGATACTTCGCCGGCGCCGCGCTCGTCTTCATCTGGTCCTTCACGGACCTCGGCACTCCCTTGATCTTCGGCGTGTCGCGCGTGGTCCCCGTCCAGTTGTTCGACGCTCTCACCGAACTGCAAGGCAATCCACAAGGCTACGCCCTCGTCACGCTCGTGTTGGTCCTCAGTCTGGGGCTGTTCCTTTTCGGACGCGCCTGCCTGGCAGGACAGCGTCACGAAATGTTCGCCCGCGCGCAAAGTCATGGGTCCGGAAAACCACTTCGAGGAACCCAGGCCTTTCTCGCCGGCACGGGTTTGGCCGTGTTCATGCTCATCTCGCTTCTTCCCCACCTCGCTGTGGTCCTCCAGTCTTTCGCAGGTCAATGGATTCTATCCGCGTGGCCGACCGATTGGACCCTCGCCCATTATCAGGAAGTTTGGAATCATCCCCTCACCGCCAGCAGCATCAGGAATAGCCTCGTTTTCTCGAGTTTGAGTGCCGGTCTCGATCTGTTCCTGGGCATCGGCATCGCCTGGATCCTGACCCGCACCCGGCTTCCGGGGGCCTGGATGCTGGATGCCTTGGCGATGGTTCCGCTCGCCCTTCCCGGCATCGTTCTGGCCTTTGGCTATGTCGCGGCGTTCGACATCCCGGACTCGAGCTTTCCAACGCTCAATCGATGGATCGATCCCCGGGAGAATCCCACGCTGTTGCTCATCATCGGATATGCGGTCAGGAGGCTTCCCTACATCGTCCGCACGGCGGTGGCGGGCTTCCAACAATCGAGCGTCACCCTCGAAGAAGCATCGTCGAATCTCGGCGCGACCCCGTGGACCACCCTCCGGCGCATTACGCTTCCTCTCGTCGCCGCCAACTTGATCGCGGGAACGATTCTGACTTTCGCATTCGCCATGCTCGAAGTCAGCGACAGCATCGTGCTCGCCATGAAGGAAAACTACTTTCCCATCACCAAAATGATCTGGATCCTCATGGGCCGGATCGAGCCTTCATCCGCCGCCGTGGCCTGCGCCTTGGGCGTGCTGGGAATGCTGATTCTGGGTGGAGCCCTGCTCGCCGCAGCGCTCGTTTTGGGCAAGAGATTCGGCCAACTCTTCCGGTAA